In one Trichlorobacter lovleyi SZ genomic region, the following are encoded:
- the traN gene encoding conjugal transfer protein TraN, protein MLFRIAYSVLYAVLLLSLSGVTTTAQAVVSCQDSITTGTTYRYSDALAFFTEFNGKTYAIAKSAVSGSQSLPDIYFDFSANISREYLMTGTDTASLKRMLSLGQFGAAKPVSVDSQQTLDFLIKRYGAYLGTATSDKSTYIDAWKEFGPVGFNAIDGSGLPFTKWPAAGAYTGQDPQAVVMGSDGIWSSGLDGTRSSQIVEFSGKLDCALSYIDPGTITPPPPPPPPPPPDPNAINNIMCGQDLNNNGYAGDPGETANCIQTTQGQFCPVGSTECVETFTAPVCPAGSTLETTRDMCQATAQNVCGSGYTWDSGIDKCIKAVTCPENGTFNPVADRCEKLVQNDCPVGYSYDANPASQTYDRCVKSATCTDGGAFIAAKDRCEKAWMPVCDTANGYAYNGSTGKCERSPICTYGSYNASYNLCVQPFVPSCPGGYSYNSSRGRCEKAPECPAGTTYNVVTNKCDAITGASAQQVLSCSPQSFLCAPYADSCCNVSISCPNGPQGQVNVAANYCCLGSDAITIQSPLSLLARTELTSTGYALSALQCDSVGNCSYYFMDRYCADGSPASDWMLSGAFTMASTQMVCPAGQALINGNQCLSATNPTCSGGNFDPNMDVCWAAYTPTCTQGTYDSASGLCILVPSCPNGTLNTTTDLCEATITRDCGTYSFDAAANLCFSSPVCANGAYDASLNVCQATLTRNCGTYGWSQADFKCLQPVTCPKDPTFSQAATTTFSTTLDKCVSEVQHDCPAGTTYTPFPIGKCEAVPICSAAGIYNPQKDSCFEGFNTCPLGTQYACMEYQNKMQCSPNPCFNPGAPGSEVTTTLDESMLQDDGPKDANGNCLGQIYIFNGKASRCRPPGMTVGYLNNCCESDKVASEDTGSSISTAVQGIQMAYEIGQVAYYGNALVTGAAQISAISTTATGAVTSMTVVSAAGTTTTLSGAAATGAYATMASGATGASALGAGLQAYAAALFNPATIIIAVVVLVVMKVLMGSGCDQGDIQTGMQKEGKQCHYVGDYCQKKWPLVGCVQKAKSFCCFNSKMARIIHEQGRPQLQSFQPNGGWGVPEAPNCRGFTPDEFQALDFSRIDLSEYFEDVQKDLATKIDGSQQTIMQNIQNKYQATPK, encoded by the coding sequence ATGCTATTCCGTATTGCCTACTCAGTTCTCTATGCCGTTCTCCTGCTCTCCCTTTCCGGAGTAACCACCACGGCTCAGGCCGTTGTCAGTTGCCAGGACTCCATCACCACGGGTACCACCTATCGTTACAGTGATGCCCTGGCGTTCTTCACCGAATTCAACGGCAAAACCTACGCCATCGCCAAATCAGCTGTCAGTGGCAGCCAGTCGCTTCCCGACATCTATTTCGACTTTTCGGCGAATATCAGCCGTGAGTACCTGATGACCGGTACCGACACGGCCTCGCTCAAGAGGATGTTGTCTCTTGGACAGTTCGGGGCGGCCAAGCCGGTCAGTGTGGACAGCCAGCAGACACTGGATTTCCTGATCAAGCGCTATGGCGCGTATCTGGGGACAGCAACCTCGGATAAGAGCACCTACATTGACGCCTGGAAAGAGTTCGGGCCTGTCGGATTCAACGCCATTGACGGATCGGGACTTCCATTCACGAAGTGGCCGGCTGCTGGCGCCTATACCGGACAGGACCCGCAGGCAGTCGTCATGGGTAGTGACGGGATTTGGTCCAGCGGTCTCGATGGGACAAGAAGCTCACAGATCGTCGAATTTTCCGGCAAGCTCGACTGTGCCCTGTCGTACATTGATCCCGGCACGATCACTCCGCCACCGCCGCCACCTCCCCCGCCACCACCTGATCCCAATGCCATCAACAACATCATGTGCGGTCAGGATCTGAATAACAACGGCTATGCCGGTGACCCGGGAGAAACAGCCAACTGCATTCAGACGACTCAAGGACAATTCTGCCCGGTCGGTTCCACGGAATGCGTTGAAACCTTTACCGCACCAGTCTGTCCGGCTGGCTCTACTCTGGAGACAACTCGTGACATGTGTCAGGCCACAGCCCAGAACGTGTGCGGCAGCGGCTACACCTGGGACTCTGGTATCGACAAATGCATCAAGGCAGTGACCTGTCCGGAAAACGGAACCTTCAATCCGGTTGCCGACCGCTGTGAGAAACTGGTTCAAAACGATTGTCCCGTTGGCTATTCCTATGACGCCAACCCGGCCAGTCAGACCTACGACCGTTGTGTGAAGTCGGCAACATGCACTGACGGAGGAGCGTTCATTGCGGCAAAAGATCGGTGCGAAAAAGCATGGATGCCGGTCTGCGACACTGCCAATGGCTACGCCTACAACGGTTCGACAGGCAAGTGCGAACGGTCGCCTATTTGTACCTATGGCAGCTACAACGCCTCGTACAATCTCTGCGTCCAACCCTTCGTGCCATCTTGTCCGGGAGGCTACAGCTATAACAGTTCCCGGGGGCGCTGCGAAAAAGCTCCCGAATGCCCGGCAGGCACCACGTACAATGTGGTCACAAACAAATGTGACGCCATCACCGGTGCCAGCGCACAACAGGTTTTATCCTGCAGTCCTCAATCGTTTCTTTGCGCACCTTATGCAGACTCCTGCTGCAATGTAAGTATCTCCTGCCCCAATGGCCCCCAGGGGCAGGTGAATGTTGCTGCAAATTACTGTTGCCTCGGCTCTGACGCTATTACGATTCAGTCCCCCCTCAGTCTCTTGGCAAGAACCGAGCTGACCAGTACCGGTTACGCTCTGTCGGCGTTGCAATGCGATAGCGTCGGCAATTGCAGCTACTACTTCATGGATCGTTATTGTGCCGATGGGTCACCGGCAAGTGATTGGATGTTATCCGGGGCATTCACGATGGCTTCGACTCAGATGGTCTGTCCTGCCGGTCAGGCTCTCATCAATGGTAATCAGTGCCTTTCTGCAACTAACCCGACCTGTTCAGGCGGCAACTTCGACCCAAACATGGATGTCTGCTGGGCCGCTTATACGCCAACCTGCACCCAGGGAACCTATGACAGCGCCAGCGGGCTGTGTATTCTTGTGCCTTCCTGTCCGAACGGCACCCTAAACACCACAACTGACCTCTGCGAAGCAACCATTACCAGGGACTGCGGCACCTACTCCTTTGATGCTGCCGCCAATCTCTGCTTCTCGTCGCCGGTATGCGCCAATGGTGCTTATGACGCGAGCCTCAACGTCTGCCAGGCCACGCTGACCCGCAATTGCGGCACCTACGGCTGGAGTCAGGCTGACTTCAAGTGCCTTCAACCTGTTACCTGTCCCAAGGACCCAACCTTCTCCCAGGCCGCTACCACTACTTTTTCAACCACGCTTGATAAGTGCGTTTCCGAAGTCCAGCACGACTGCCCGGCGGGAACAACATACACACCGTTTCCCATCGGCAAGTGCGAGGCGGTGCCGATTTGCAGCGCCGCCGGTATCTACAATCCGCAGAAGGACAGCTGCTTCGAGGGGTTCAATACCTGTCCGCTCGGGACTCAGTATGCTTGCATGGAATACCAGAACAAGATGCAGTGCTCCCCGAACCCCTGTTTCAATCCTGGAGCGCCCGGGTCTGAGGTGACGACCACTCTCGACGAGTCAATGCTTCAGGATGACGGGCCGAAAGATGCAAATGGCAATTGTCTCGGCCAGATCTACATCTTCAACGGAAAAGCGTCGCGTTGCCGTCCCCCCGGTATGACGGTCGGGTACCTCAACAACTGCTGCGAGAGCGACAAGGTGGCTTCGGAAGATACCGGCAGCAGCATCTCGACAGCGGTTCAGGGCATTCAGATGGCCTATGAAATCGGTCAGGTCGCCTATTACGGCAACGCACTTGTGACCGGTGCTGCGCAGATTTCGGCGATATCTACCACTGCTACCGGTGCAGTCACCTCCATGACAGTTGTATCCGCTGCCGGAACTACCACGACCCTGTCAGGAGCGGCAGCAACAGGTGCATACGCAACCATGGCCAGCGGAGCGACAGGAGCTTCTGCCCTTGGAGCCGGATTGCAGGCATATGCCGCTGCCCTGTTCAACCCAGCCACCATTATCATCGCAGTAGTCGTCCTGGTAGTAATGAAAGTGCTGATGGGAAGCGGATGTGATCAGGGTGACATTCAGACCGGGATGCAGAAAGAAGGCAAACAGTGCCACTACGTGGGGGACTACTGCCAGAAGAAATGGCCGTTGGTGGGATGTGTGCAGAAGGCCAAGAGTTTCTGCTGCTTCAACTCGAAAATGGCGAGGATCATACATGAACAAGGGAGACCGCAACTGCAATCATTTCAGCCGAACGGCGGCTGGGGTGTACCAGAAGCACCCAACTGCCGCGGCTTTACGCCAGACGAATTCCAGGCACTGGATTTTTCGAGGATCGATCTTTCGGAATACTTCGAAGACGTACAGAAGGATCTTGCTACCAAGATTGATGGTTCACAACAGACCATCATGCAAAACATCCAGAACAAGTACCAGGCGACGCCGAAATGA